One segment of Psychromonas sp. psych-6C06 DNA contains the following:
- a CDS encoding cupin domain-containing protein: MFELNLEINHFLDTYWQKKPTVIKQGFTDFIDPILPDEIAGLAMEEEVESRLVYRDEKQQWQAECGPFESFEKLENDGATLLIQAVDNWHEEAQQLIRPFRFIPNWRIDDLMISYSTPKGGVGPHIDNYDVFIIQGLGKRHWRVGDNTQLSEFAAHGALKHCEAFEAIIDVELEPGDILYIPVGFPHEGYAVEPSMNYSVGFRAPDQNDLLSSFADHQIDSNENAERYTDRVMQQREKAGRVEEQELQELHRVMLANCATPKQLIPWIGKMLSDAKHDLDLAPPEPAHSKEEIIDELNNGAQFMRLGGLRALYFEQDSESIFINGEQYNVSNCSELGQLLCDQDEVAGELLNFLNDDEGGLALFTALVNKGYWYAL; encoded by the coding sequence ATGTTTGAACTAAATCTAGAAATCAATCATTTTCTTGATACTTACTGGCAAAAAAAACCCACCGTCATTAAGCAAGGGTTCACTGATTTTATTGACCCAATTTTACCGGATGAAATTGCAGGCCTTGCGATGGAAGAAGAGGTTGAAAGTCGCCTTGTTTATCGTGATGAAAAACAGCAATGGCAAGCTGAGTGTGGCCCCTTTGAATCCTTTGAAAAACTCGAAAATGATGGTGCTACGTTATTAATTCAAGCGGTTGATAACTGGCACGAAGAGGCACAACAACTAATTCGTCCTTTCCGATTTATCCCGAACTGGCGAATCGATGATTTAATGATTAGCTACTCCACTCCGAAAGGTGGCGTTGGACCACACATTGATAACTATGATGTTTTCATTATCCAAGGCCTAGGCAAACGCCATTGGCGTGTTGGCGATAATACCCAATTATCAGAGTTTGCAGCCCATGGCGCGCTAAAACATTGTGAAGCCTTTGAAGCGATCATCGATGTAGAATTAGAGCCGGGTGATATATTGTATATACCAGTCGGCTTCCCACATGAAGGGTACGCTGTTGAGCCATCAATGAATTATAGTGTTGGTTTCCGCGCCCCCGATCAGAATGATCTATTAAGTAGTTTTGCAGATCATCAGATTGATAGTAATGAAAATGCTGAGCGATATACAGATCGGGTCATGCAACAACGTGAAAAAGCGGGCAGAGTTGAAGAGCAGGAGCTACAAGAACTGCATCGCGTCATGCTAGCAAACTGCGCAACACCAAAGCAGCTTATTCCATGGATAGGTAAAATGCTCAGTGATGCAAAACATGATCTTGATCTTGCGCCACCTGAGCCTGCTCATTCAAAAGAAGAGATAATCGACGAACTAAATAATGGTGCTCAATTTATGCGATTGGGTGGTCTAAGAGCGCTTTATTTCGAACAAGACTCAGAATCTATTTTCATTAATGGCGAGCAATATAATGTCTCAAACTGTAGCGAATTAGGACAATTATTATGCGATCAAGACGAAGTCGCTGGTGAATTATTAAACTTTCTCAATGATGATGAAGGAGGGTTAGCGCTCTTTACTGCGCTGGTAAATAAAGGATACTGGTACGCTCTGTAA
- a CDS encoding DMT family transporter — translation MYLPDKFNKISGLFAGLAVVMIWSGWIIISKWGLSRSLTVWDVTGVRFVTAGAVVLVYALCAKYPLKSLFTLPIICCSLACGTLYVGASLIGLLMSDAANTGVIINGTLPIMCACILYLWNRSRLSAPQYVGVAFILIANFLLFTSSGGATLVALLWLLLATLFLAFYSVSMKMWSINLKTIMIAVPLINALFFTPIWYFLPSNISVAPISEIALQAFYQGVVVSIIALFCMTYAINKLGAVSASTIMALVPIVSALLAMVFLAQQITFQVGVSIIICSLGIACYSALHPFLLWLRKNRGAKNKKGNPKVA, via the coding sequence ATGTATTTACCCGATAAGTTTAATAAAATATCAGGCCTTTTCGCTGGCCTTGCTGTTGTGATGATTTGGTCTGGGTGGATCATTATCTCTAAATGGGGGTTATCACGTTCATTAACGGTATGGGATGTCACTGGCGTTCGCTTTGTAACGGCAGGGGCTGTTGTGTTGGTTTATGCTTTATGCGCTAAATATCCACTTAAATCTCTGTTTACTTTGCCAATTATCTGTTGCAGTTTAGCCTGTGGCACACTCTATGTCGGCGCTAGCTTGATTGGTCTATTGATGTCTGATGCAGCAAATACCGGGGTTATTATTAATGGCACCTTACCCATTATGTGTGCCTGTATTTTGTATCTTTGGAACAGATCTCGATTGTCTGCGCCACAATATGTTGGTGTCGCGTTCATTTTAATTGCCAACTTTTTACTCTTTACCAGTTCAGGTGGGGCAACCTTGGTAGCACTGTTATGGTTACTATTAGCGACGCTATTTTTGGCCTTTTATTCGGTTTCTATGAAGATGTGGTCGATTAATTTAAAAACGATCATGATCGCTGTGCCACTTATCAATGCGCTATTTTTTACCCCTATTTGGTATTTCCTGCCGAGCAATATTAGCGTGGCTCCTATCTCTGAAATCGCTTTACAGGCATTTTATCAAGGCGTTGTGGTGAGTATTATTGCGCTGTTTTGCATGACCTATGCCATTAATAAACTCGGCGCCGTTTCTGCTTCAACGATTATGGCACTTGTACCTATCGTTTCTGCTTTGCTGGCTATGGTGTTTTTAGCGCAACAGATAACCTTTCAGGTGGGCGTGTCGATAATTATCTGTTCACTTGGAATTGCTTGTTACAGTGCCTTGCATCCATTTTTGCTATGGTTGCGTAAAAATAGAGGCGCTAAAAACAAAAAAGGCAACCCGAAGGTTGCCTAA
- the htpG gene encoding molecular chaperone HtpG yields MEHQQNHAFSADTGKLLKLMIHSLYSNKEIFLRELVSNAADAADKLRFKALSDGTLFENDADLRVRLSFDAEAKTVTISDNGIGMTRDEVIEHLGTIAKSGTSDFFEQLSGDQVKDSQLIGQFGVGFYSAFIVADRVTVNTRKAGEDASSGTCWESSGEADYSVADIEKADRGTEIILHLREDESEFLNDYKLRTIVSKYSDHISIPVEMFVEEVAEVENQEGENTPAVPAHWEAINKATALWNCAKSDLKDEEYQEFYKHIANDFENPLTWSHNKVEGEQEYTSLLYIPKRAPFDLWNREKAHGLKLYVQRVFIMDDAEQFMPTYLRFVKGILDSNDLPLNVSREILQDTRTTAKLRSACTKRVLSMLTKFANKNEDEYNAFWKEFGQVLKEGPAEDAGNKEKIAKLFRFSSTETDSAEQTVSLDAYLGRMKEEQDKIYYITADSFNAAKNSPHLEILRKKGVEVLLLSDRVDEWLLSHLPEYEGKTFTSVTQGDLDLGKLDSEEDKKEQEKQETEFASFVERVKETLGDKVKDVRITHRLTSTPSCIVADNDDMSTQMAKLMAQMGQPVPDSKPIFELNPEHIMVTTLADMADEEKFAQWAELLLEQAVLSEKGSLDDPSEFVNRINKLLLA; encoded by the coding sequence ATGGAACATCAACAAAATCATGCTTTTAGTGCCGATACCGGTAAACTTCTTAAATTAATGATCCACTCTTTATATTCTAATAAAGAGATCTTCTTACGTGAGCTTGTCTCTAACGCTGCTGATGCCGCTGATAAATTACGCTTCAAGGCGCTTTCAGATGGTACTCTTTTTGAAAATGATGCCGATTTGCGCGTTCGCTTGAGTTTCGATGCTGAAGCTAAAACAGTAACTATTAGCGATAATGGCATTGGTATGACACGTGATGAAGTGATTGAGCATTTAGGTACAATCGCAAAATCAGGCACTAGCGACTTCTTCGAACAATTATCTGGCGATCAAGTAAAAGATTCACAGCTAATTGGTCAGTTTGGTGTTGGTTTTTACTCTGCATTTATTGTTGCAGATCGCGTAACGGTAAATACGCGTAAAGCAGGAGAAGATGCTTCGAGCGGTACATGTTGGGAATCTTCTGGCGAAGCTGACTACAGCGTAGCTGATATTGAAAAAGCGGACCGTGGTACAGAGATTATTTTACATCTACGTGAAGATGAGTCTGAGTTTTTAAATGATTATAAATTACGTACGATCGTTTCTAAATACTCTGATCATATCAGTATTCCTGTTGAAATGTTTGTCGAAGAGGTTGCTGAAGTTGAGAATCAAGAGGGTGAAAATACGCCTGCTGTTCCTGCTCACTGGGAAGCCATCAACAAAGCAACTGCGCTTTGGAACTGTGCTAAATCAGATCTTAAAGATGAAGAATACCAAGAGTTTTATAAGCATATTGCCAACGATTTTGAGAACCCATTAACTTGGAGCCATAACAAAGTTGAAGGTGAGCAAGAATACACTAGCCTTTTATATATCCCTAAACGTGCACCATTTGATTTATGGAATCGTGAAAAAGCACATGGGCTCAAACTATACGTGCAACGTGTTTTCATTATGGATGATGCTGAGCAGTTCATGCCAACGTACCTACGTTTCGTAAAGGGTATTTTAGATTCAAACGACCTACCACTGAATGTATCGCGTGAAATCTTACAAGATACGCGTACAACGGCTAAATTACGTAGCGCTTGTACTAAACGCGTACTTTCAATGCTGACTAAGTTTGCCAATAAAAATGAAGATGAATACAACGCGTTCTGGAAAGAGTTTGGTCAAGTATTAAAAGAAGGACCAGCTGAAGACGCAGGTAATAAAGAGAAAATTGCGAAACTATTCCGTTTCTCTTCAACTGAGACTGATTCAGCTGAGCAAACTGTTTCATTAGATGCTTACTTAGGTCGCATGAAAGAGGAGCAGGATAAAATTTACTACATTACAGCTGATAGCTTTAATGCGGCTAAAAACAGTCCTCACCTTGAGATTCTACGTAAAAAAGGTGTTGAAGTTCTATTGCTTAGCGATCGTGTTGATGAGTGGTTATTAAGCCATTTACCAGAGTACGAAGGTAAAACATTCACATCAGTGACACAGGGCGATTTAGACCTTGGTAAACTAGATAGCGAAGAAGATAAAAAAGAGCAAGAGAAGCAAGAGACTGAATTTGCAAGCTTTGTTGAGCGTGTTAAAGAAACCTTAGGCGATAAAGTAAAAGATGTTCGCATCACGCATCGTTTAACGTCGACGCCTTCTTGTATCGTTGCAGATAACGATGATATGAGTACACAGATGGCGAAATTAATGGCGCAAATGGGACAACCAGTGCCAGATAGTAAGCCAATTTTTGAGCTTAACCCAGAGCATATTATGGTGACCACTTTAGCTGATATGGCTGACGAAGAGAAATTTGCGCAGTGGGCTGAGTTATTGTTAGAGCAAGCGGTATTATCTGAAAAAGGTAGTTTGGATGACCCATCTGAGTTTGTTAACCGAATCAATAAACTTCTTTTGGCGTAA
- the adk gene encoding adenylate kinase, giving the protein MRIILLGAPGAGKGTQAQFMMDKYGIPQISTGDMLRAAAKAGTELGLKAKELMDAGQLVSDELIIGLVKERIAQEDCAKGFLLDGFPRTIPQADAMKAAGVIIDFVLEFDVPDEEIVKRMAGRRVHSGSGRTYHIVYNPPKVEGKDDVTGDDLVIRPDDEEATVRKRLEIYHAQTAPLISYYQNEAKQGNGAHHKFDGTKAVDVISTELEAILG; this is encoded by the coding sequence ATGCGCATTATCTTGTTAGGTGCTCCAGGTGCCGGTAAAGGTACACAAGCTCAATTCATGATGGACAAATATGGTATCCCACAAATCTCTACGGGTGACATGTTACGTGCTGCTGCTAAAGCAGGTACTGAACTAGGCTTAAAAGCAAAAGAGTTAATGGACGCAGGACAACTTGTTTCTGATGAATTAATTATTGGTTTAGTAAAAGAGCGCATCGCTCAGGAAGATTGCGCTAAAGGCTTTCTACTAGATGGATTCCCTCGTACTATTCCTCAAGCTGATGCAATGAAAGCTGCTGGTGTTATCATCGACTTCGTACTTGAGTTTGATGTGCCTGACGAAGAGATTGTTAAGCGTATGGCTGGTCGTCGTGTACACTCTGGATCTGGTCGTACTTACCATATCGTTTACAACCCACCGAAAGTGGAAGGTAAAGACGATGTAACAGGCGATGACTTAGTGATTCGTCCAGATGATGAAGAAGCAACCGTTCGTAAGCGTCTTGAAATTTATCATGCACAAACGGCGCCTTTAATTAGCTACTACCAGAATGAAGCTAAGCAAGGAAATGGTGCTCATCATAAATTTGATGGTACTAAAGCGGTAGATGTTATTAGTACAGAGCTTGAAGCGATTCTTGGTTAA
- a CDS encoding GNAT family protein, giving the protein MFTPNPVTLSTDKITLRPLSISHLDDFYRAGAFPELWQWSLPDQCSSKAQAADWLSYSETMTQQGEHVAFAIFDNQSGELVGSTRYCAISKADKNLEIGFTFITPKYQRSYVNTHAKYCLLKHAFEQLGAIRVQFKAHEKNTTSRNAIARLGATFEGILRHHRILPDGSYRNTAIFSIINHEWQVIKQQLESKL; this is encoded by the coding sequence ATGTTTACACCAAATCCAGTCACACTAAGTACAGATAAAATCACATTACGTCCATTAAGCATCAGCCATCTTGACGACTTTTATCGTGCGGGTGCATTTCCTGAACTATGGCAGTGGTCATTGCCCGACCAATGCAGTTCAAAAGCACAAGCGGCAGATTGGTTAAGCTATTCGGAAACAATGACCCAACAGGGTGAGCATGTTGCCTTTGCAATCTTTGATAACCAAAGTGGTGAATTAGTAGGTAGCACACGTTACTGCGCAATCAGTAAAGCAGATAAAAACCTCGAAATAGGTTTCACATTTATCACACCTAAATACCAACGTAGCTACGTAAATACCCATGCAAAATATTGTTTATTAAAACATGCCTTTGAGCAGCTTGGGGCGATTCGCGTACAGTTCAAAGCACATGAAAAGAATACGACATCGCGTAATGCCATTGCTCGTTTAGGGGCGACCTTTGAAGGCATTTTACGCCATCATCGTATTTTACCCGATGGCAGTTATCGCAATACCGCTATTTTTTCGATTATTAATCATGAGTGGCAAGTAATTAAACAACAATTAGAAAGTAAATTGTAA
- a CDS encoding DUF642 domain-containing protein produces the protein MKNTYIGKQWLSTIFTLLFVSSVNANLIENGDFETVTSGGFVKSWGVSNLYDEGSVENWRAGNNDYIELWTEGSNSFAELNADWSSSEQTDWVLKQTVQLDLNMGYKLSFQYRARQDDNEAFRFKVTNSQELSSWNTINDHDLINQWYTYEGFFTASATKTKHVLNFRSENDGDTYGNFIDNVSLTKVIQTAVPSPGSLLLFALGMIGLGFYRKRDSTLLT, from the coding sequence ATGAAAAATACTTATATTGGTAAGCAGTGGTTGAGCACAATCTTTACGTTGTTATTCGTTTCATCGGTGAATGCGAATTTAATTGAAAATGGTGACTTTGAAACAGTGACCTCAGGAGGTTTTGTCAAGTCTTGGGGGGTCTCTAACTTATACGATGAAGGAAGTGTTGAGAACTGGAGAGCGGGAAATAACGATTATATTGAGTTATGGACGGAAGGCTCTAACTCCTTTGCTGAATTAAATGCAGATTGGAGTTCAAGTGAGCAGACTGACTGGGTGCTTAAGCAAACTGTTCAGCTTGATTTAAATATGGGCTATAAGCTTAGTTTTCAATATAGAGCAAGACAGGATGATAATGAGGCATTTCGTTTTAAAGTCACTAACTCACAAGAATTATCTTCATGGAATACAATTAACGATCATGATTTAATTAATCAGTGGTATACCTATGAAGGGTTCTTTACGGCATCAGCGACAAAAACGAAACATGTCCTCAACTTTAGATCTGAAAATGATGGCGATACCTACGGTAACTTTATCGATAATGTCAGCCTTACTAAAGTAATTCAAACTGCTGTGCCTTCTCCTGGTAGCTTATTATTATTCGCTTTAGGAATGATTGGCCTTGGTTTTTACAGAAAAAGAGATAGTACTTTACTCACTTAA
- the hflD gene encoding high frequency lysogenization protein HflD, whose translation MSYHDLPSRVIAFAAMTQAAYLVDKIATTGLCPNIEAFEASLKSIMSVDSDSPIDTFGGYKSLEVGFKSMIEQLDNPNNERNLQVTKYVVGMVALEKKLTANGSAMNLLGERINQVNRQLAHFDISDESVLANLDGIYKDIISNLGPKIQVNGKPSCLQQVITQHKIRALLLAGVRATVLWRQIGGKRRQLLFSRKAMIHQAKQNLQRV comes from the coding sequence ATGTCATATCATGATCTCCCTTCACGTGTTATCGCCTTTGCTGCTATGACACAGGCTGCTTACTTAGTTGATAAAATAGCAACGACTGGCCTATGCCCTAATATCGAGGCCTTCGAAGCGTCACTAAAATCGATAATGTCAGTCGACAGTGATAGCCCTATCGATACGTTTGGTGGTTATAAATCATTAGAAGTTGGCTTTAAAAGCATGATTGAGCAACTTGATAACCCTAATAACGAGCGTAACTTACAAGTAACAAAATATGTGGTAGGTATGGTTGCTTTAGAGAAAAAGTTAACCGCGAATGGCTCTGCTATGAACCTACTTGGTGAACGCATTAATCAAGTCAACCGTCAACTAGCGCATTTTGATATTAGTGATGAAAGCGTATTAGCAAACCTAGATGGTATCTATAAAGATATCATCAGTAATTTGGGTCCAAAAATCCAAGTTAATGGTAAGCCCTCTTGCTTGCAACAGGTGATCACACAACATAAAATCCGTGCTTTATTATTAGCCGGTGTGCGCGCCACAGTATTATGGCGACAAATCGGTGGTAAACGACGCCAATTATTGTTTTCACGTAAAGCGATGATCCACCAAGCAAAACAAAATTTACAAAGAGTATAA
- the purB gene encoding adenylosuccinate lyase, whose amino-acid sequence MELSGLTAVSPVDGRYGSKTAILRDIFSEFGLIKFRVQVEVRWLQKLAQTDGIAEVPAFSDAANAHLDAIVANFGEADAQRVKDIEATTNHDVKAVEYFLKEKVADVAELDAVSEFIHFACTSEDINNLSHALMLGTAKNDVILPYCNRVVDAIKEKAIEYKTMPMMSRTHGQPASPTTLGKEMANVVARLQRQVKQIEATEVLGKANGAVGNYNAHLSAYPEVNWQAFSEEFVTSLGVTFNQFTTQIEPHDYIAELFDAIARFNTILLDFDRDIWGYICLGHFKQKTIAGEIGSSTMPHKVNPIDFENSEGNLGLANAIFDHLTAKLPVSRWQRDLTDSTVLRNLGVAIGYSVIAYEASLKGISKLEANEANMLKDLDSNWEVLAEPIQTVMRRYAIEKPYEKLKELTRGKRVDGPGMAEFIDTLELPEHVKVELKAMTPASYIGQAIDLVEKMA is encoded by the coding sequence ATGGAACTTTCAGGACTAACAGCTGTATCACCAGTTGACGGCCGTTACGGTAGCAAAACTGCAATTTTACGCGATATTTTTAGTGAGTTTGGTTTAATCAAATTCCGCGTACAAGTTGAAGTGCGTTGGTTACAAAAACTAGCACAAACAGATGGTATCGCAGAAGTTCCTGCATTTTCTGACGCAGCAAATGCACACCTTGATGCAATCGTTGCTAATTTTGGTGAAGCAGACGCACAACGTGTTAAAGATATCGAAGCAACGACGAACCATGACGTTAAAGCGGTTGAGTACTTCCTAAAAGAGAAAGTAGCAGACGTTGCTGAATTAGACGCAGTTTCTGAATTCATCCACTTTGCGTGTACTTCAGAAGATATCAATAACCTATCTCACGCTCTGATGTTAGGTACAGCTAAAAATGACGTAATTCTTCCTTACTGTAATCGTGTTGTTGACGCGATTAAAGAAAAAGCGATTGAATACAAAACAATGCCAATGATGTCTCGTACACACGGTCAGCCAGCATCACCGACAACATTAGGTAAAGAGATGGCCAACGTTGTAGCACGTTTACAACGTCAAGTTAAACAAATTGAAGCAACTGAAGTATTAGGTAAAGCAAATGGCGCAGTAGGTAACTACAATGCTCACCTTAGCGCTTACCCAGAAGTTAACTGGCAGGCTTTCTCAGAAGAGTTTGTGACAAGCCTTGGGGTTACATTTAACCAATTCACTACACAAATTGAACCACATGATTACATTGCTGAGTTATTTGATGCAATCGCACGCTTCAACACTATTCTTTTAGACTTTGACCGTGATATCTGGGGTTACATCTGCCTAGGTCACTTCAAACAAAAGACTATCGCGGGTGAAATCGGCTCTTCAACAATGCCGCATAAAGTTAACCCAATTGACTTTGAAAACTCTGAAGGTAACTTAGGTTTAGCTAATGCTATATTTGATCACCTAACAGCGAAACTACCTGTTTCTCGCTGGCAGCGTGACTTAACTGACTCAACTGTTTTACGTAATTTAGGTGTTGCAATCGGTTACTCAGTGATCGCATACGAAGCAAGCCTGAAAGGTATCAGCAAGCTTGAAGCAAACGAAGCAAACATGCTTAAAGACTTAGATTCAAACTGGGAAGTTTTAGCAGAGCCAATCCAAACGGTAATGCGTCGTTACGCAATCGAGAAGCCATACGAGAAATTAAAAGAACTAACGCGTGGTAAACGTGTAGATGGCCCAGGTATGGCTGAATTCATCGATACACTTGAGCTACCAGAGCACGTTAAAGTTGAGCTTAAAGCGATGACGCCAGCATCTTACATTGGTCAAGCGATCGACTTAGTAGAAAAAATGGCTTAA
- a CDS encoding NlpC/P60 family protein has product MNHLFIILSLLLLVGCASQPKSSVPSSSVKKSSSTLNTDKQAMGEDALLFSLLRNEFNDWRGTPYRLGGENKQGVDCSAFVQQVMRNSINIKLPRTTETQSKQGYLVYKDQLKVGDLVFFKTGWKARHVGIYMGNNQFMHASTSKGVITSSLNNVYWKKKYWQAKRIID; this is encoded by the coding sequence ATGAATCACTTATTTATTATTTTATCTCTTTTATTATTAGTTGGTTGCGCTAGTCAGCCTAAAAGTAGTGTTCCTTCCTCAAGTGTTAAAAAATCGTCATCTACACTGAACACTGACAAACAAGCAATGGGAGAGGATGCATTACTTTTTTCTCTACTGAGGAATGAGTTTAACGATTGGCGAGGCACGCCCTATCGATTGGGTGGGGAAAACAAGCAAGGGGTTGATTGCTCTGCTTTCGTGCAACAAGTAATGCGTAATAGCATCAATATCAAGTTACCGCGTACAACTGAAACTCAGAGTAAACAGGGTTATTTAGTTTATAAAGATCAGTTAAAAGTTGGTGACTTGGTCTTTTTTAAAACAGGCTGGAAAGCGAGGCATGTTGGCATTTACATGGGCAATAACCAATTTATGCATGCATCAACGAGTAAAGGCGTGATCACTTCGTCTCTAAATAATGTTTATTGGAAGAAAAAATACTGGCAAGCAAAACGGATCATAGATTGA
- a CDS encoding FMN-binding negative transcriptional regulator, producing MHIPNIFKQQDQKELQGIIAKYPFATLIIQTESGMEVDHLPFFLDSTNGKSVLQGHIAKANPWWKNVTETQTVMLVFHGPNCYISPNHYPTKKENGRAVPTWNYIAVHVSGTLTLRFDDHFKLNMLDNLTQQHEQEQQQPWSIKDAPEQYIQCMLPAIVGLEISITEITGKWKVSQNQPEINKNGVIGGLMKQQTENAVQIATLVKQMCQ from the coding sequence ATGCATATTCCCAATATATTCAAACAACAAGATCAAAAAGAGTTACAAGGTATTATTGCCAAGTATCCGTTTGCAACCTTAATTATACAAACTGAATCGGGCATGGAAGTCGATCACCTGCCATTTTTCTTAGATAGCACCAATGGAAAGAGTGTACTACAAGGACATATCGCAAAAGCGAATCCTTGGTGGAAAAACGTGACTGAAACACAAACGGTGATGTTAGTTTTTCATGGCCCTAATTGCTATATCTCACCGAATCATTACCCAACTAAAAAAGAAAATGGCAGAGCCGTCCCCACCTGGAATTACATCGCAGTACATGTGAGTGGGACGTTAACTTTGCGTTTTGATGATCATTTCAAACTCAATATGCTCGATAACTTGACCCAACAGCATGAACAAGAACAACAACAGCCGTGGTCAATCAAGGATGCGCCAGAGCAGTATATACAATGCATGTTACCTGCAATTGTGGGGCTAGAGATATCTATTACCGAGATAACGGGAAAATGGAAAGTTAGCCAAAACCAACCAGAAATTAATAAAAATGGCGTTATTGGGGGATTAATGAAACAACAAACCGAGAACGCTGTGCAAATAGCGACATTAGTAAAGCAAATGTGTCAGTGA
- the mnmA gene encoding tRNA 2-thiouridine(34) synthase MnmA: MQDNSQIKVIVGISGGVDSSVSAYLLQQQGYQVEGLFMKNWEEDDTDEYCAAAQDLIDAKSVCDKLGIKLHTINFSAEYWDNVFEHFLAEYKAGRTPNPDIMCNKEIKFKAFLEFAAEDLGADYIATGHYCRRRDVDGQAQLLRGVDGNKDQSYFLYAVGEKQIAQTLFPVGELEKPEVRRIAEEQDLITANKKDSTGICFIGERKFTDFLQEYLPAQPGDIVTPTGEVIGQHQGLMYHTLGQRKGLGIGGLQNSNENPWYVVGKDMDNNRLLVAQGANHPALFSYGLIAKQCDWVDRTPRKESFKCTVKTRYRQADIPCTVNPIDDDTLEVIFDEPQAAVTPGQSAVFYLDEVCLGGAIIEQHLQENK, encoded by the coding sequence ATGCAAGACAATAGCCAAATTAAAGTGATCGTCGGTATCTCCGGCGGAGTTGATTCCTCTGTATCTGCGTATCTTTTACAGCAACAGGGATATCAAGTTGAAGGGCTATTTATGAAGAACTGGGAAGAGGACGATACCGATGAGTATTGTGCCGCGGCTCAAGATCTTATCGATGCAAAATCGGTCTGCGATAAATTAGGCATTAAACTCCACACTATCAACTTCTCTGCAGAATATTGGGATAACGTCTTTGAGCATTTCTTAGCGGAATACAAAGCAGGTCGTACCCCTAACCCAGATATCATGTGTAACAAAGAGATTAAATTCAAAGCATTCTTAGAGTTTGCAGCGGAAGATTTAGGTGCCGACTATATCGCGACAGGACATTACTGTCGTCGACGTGATGTTGATGGTCAAGCACAACTACTGCGTGGTGTAGATGGTAATAAAGATCAAAGCTACTTTTTGTATGCGGTTGGTGAAAAACAGATTGCACAAACGCTGTTCCCTGTCGGTGAGCTTGAGAAACCAGAGGTACGCCGTATCGCTGAAGAGCAAGACTTAATCACCGCCAATAAAAAAGACAGCACTGGTATATGCTTTATCGGTGAGCGTAAATTTACCGATTTCCTACAAGAATATTTACCCGCACAGCCGGGTGATATTGTGACGCCAACGGGTGAAGTGATTGGACAACACCAAGGTTTGATGTACCACACGCTAGGTCAACGAAAAGGGTTGGGTATTGGCGGTTTACAAAACTCTAACGAAAACCCATGGTATGTGGTCGGTAAAGATATGGATAACAATCGTCTGCTTGTTGCACAAGGCGCGAACCACCCTGCACTATTCTCTTACGGTTTAATTGCTAAGCAGTGTGATTGGGTTGATAGAACCCCTAGAAAAGAATCGTTTAAGTGCACGGTAAAAACACGTTATCGCCAAGCAGATATCCCTTGTACGGTGAACCCAATAGATGATGATACTCTCGAAGTTATCTTCGACGAGCCACAGGCAGCCGTTACACCTGGTCAATCTGCAGTATTCTATCTTGATGAAGTGTGCCTCGGTGGCGCGATTATCGAGCAACACCTACAGGAGAATAAATAA